One window from the genome of Populus alba chromosome 15, ASM523922v2, whole genome shotgun sequence encodes:
- the LOC118057212 gene encoding transcription factor SPEECHLESS has product MSESLSDFLEEVQPEFGDTAFDGDDLFAIFESLDSVTDFPPVIPLDEVVASSKESEETRRLVSQKSSSSSARQDFDETNNELETSPKSKRQKIAASAAAIASSDQEVNPDGQQRISHITVERNRRKQMNEHLSVLRSLMPCFYVKRGDQASIIGGVVDYINELQQVLHSLEAKKQRKVYSEVLSPRIVSSPRPPLSPRKPPLSPRLNLPNSPRTPQPCSPYKPRLQQGYISPTMANSLEPSPTSSSSSSINDNINELIANSKSAIADVEVKFSGPNVLLKTVSPRIPGQAVKIVSALEDLALEILHVSISTIDHETMLNSFTIKIGIECQLSADDLAQQIQQTFC; this is encoded by the exons ATGAGTGAGAGTTTGTCTGATTTTCTCGAAGAAGTACAACCTGAATTTGGCGACACTGCCTTTGATGGAGACGATCTGTTTGCTATTTTTGAGAGTTTAGACAGTGTAACTGATTTTCCGCCAGTGATTCCATTAGATGAAGTTGTTGCTAGCTCAAAAGAAAGCGAAGAAACGAGGCGGTTAGTCTCACAAAAGTCTTCATCTTCTAGTGCTCGGCAAGATTTTGATGAGACCAATAATGAGCTTGAAACTTCACCAAAAAGTAAGAGACAAAAGATTGCAGCTTCAGCAGCAGCCATAGCTTCTTCAGACCAGGAAGTGAACCCAGATGGGCAGCAACGTATATCTCATATTACAGTGGAACGGAACCGGCGAAAGCAAATGAATGAGCACTTGTCCGTGTTAAGGTCCCTCATGCCTTGCTTCTATGTCAAAAGA GGAGACCAAGCATCAATAATTGGAGGAGTTGTTGATTACATCAATGAGTTGCAACAAGTTCTACATTCTCTTGAAGCCAAGAAGCAAAGGAAAGTTTATAGTGAAGTTCTTAGCCCTAGGATCGTTTCAAGTCCAAGACCTCCACTTAGCCCTAGAAAACCACCACTAAGTCCTAGACTTAATTTGCCCAATAGCCCAAGAACGCCACAACCATGTAGCCCTTACAAGCCAAGATTGCAACAAGGTTACATTTCTCCTACCATGGCCAACTCACTCGAACCATCTCCAACTTCTTCGTCCTCCTCCTCCATTAATGACAACATTAACGAGCTCATCGCGAATTCTAAGTCAGCAATTGCTGATGTTGAGGTTAAGTTCTCTGGTCCAAATGTTCTATTGAAGACTGTATCTCCTCGGATTCCTGGTCAAGCTGTGAAAATAGTCTCTGCCCTTGAAGACCTTGCCCTCGAGATTCTACATGTGAGCATTAGCACAATAGATCATGAAACTATGCTTAATTCCTTCACAATCAAG ATTGGAATCGAATGCCAGCTTAGTGCCGATGATCTTGCTCAACAAATCCAGCAAACATTCTGCTAG